One Bartonella kosoyi DNA segment encodes these proteins:
- the pdxA gene encoding 4-hydroxythreonine-4-phosphate dehydrogenase PdxA, whose amino-acid sequence MTALVVSGGDPAGIGPEIALKAWNLRVPRQVPAFVLIADPDVIRSRARFLQMDVEVESVLITNPVKNFQNALPIIPLKNKQSDQLAFPSPNNAAGIIEAIERSVQLIQNGHASALVTCPIAKKNLYNAGFEFPGHTEFLADLAHKTFHKSYHPVMMLAGPQLKTIPITVHIPFKDVPSQLTRHLIIQTAFITEYDLKTRFKITSPRLAVAGLNPHAGEEGAIGKEEFEVITPALEYLKKKGLNIIGPLPADTMFHKCARKTYDVALCMYHDQALIPVKTLDFDTTVNVTLGLPFIRTSPDHGTAFDIADKGIASPESFIAALKLAHQLAKNNSIPCQ is encoded by the coding sequence ATGACTGCTCTTGTTGTTAGTGGTGGTGATCCTGCCGGAATTGGTCCTGAAATAGCTCTAAAAGCATGGAATTTGCGTGTTCCCCGTCAAGTTCCGGCTTTTGTGCTTATCGCTGATCCAGATGTTATTCGTTCACGTGCTCGTTTTTTACAGATGGATGTTGAGGTGGAATCTGTTTTAATCACCAATCCTGTCAAAAATTTTCAAAACGCTCTCCCTATTATACCCTTAAAAAACAAACAAAGTGACCAATTAGCTTTTCCTTCTCCAAACAATGCTGCCGGAATCATTGAAGCTATTGAGCGCAGTGTTCAATTGATTCAAAATGGACATGCTTCTGCATTGGTTACTTGTCCTATTGCCAAAAAGAATCTTTATAATGCAGGATTTGAATTTCCAGGTCATACAGAATTTTTAGCTGATTTGGCTCATAAAACTTTTCATAAATCTTATCATCCGGTTATGATGTTAGCTGGGCCTCAATTAAAAACAATCCCAATAACTGTTCATATTCCATTCAAAGATGTTCCTTCACAGCTGACCCGTCATTTAATCATTCAAACGGCCTTCATTACTGAATATGACTTAAAAACACGATTTAAAATAACGTCACCTCGGCTCGCTGTCGCTGGTCTTAATCCTCACGCTGGAGAAGAAGGCGCAATAGGAAAAGAAGAGTTTGAAGTGATCACGCCTGCTCTTGAATATCTTAAAAAGAAAGGACTCAATATTATAGGTCCACTTCCTGCCGATACAATGTTCCACAAATGCGCAAGAAAAACATATGATGTTGCCCTTTGCATGTATCATGATCAAGCTCTTATCCCTGTTAAAACATTAGATTTTGATACCACCGTTAATGTCACGTTAGGTCTCCCTTTCATTCGTACGTCTCCAGATCATGGAACTGCTTTTGACATTGCTGATAAAGGCATAGCCTCTCCTGAAAGCTTTATTGCTGCTCTCAAACTTGCTCATCAACTTGCAAAAAATAATTCGATACCATGCCAATAG
- a CDS encoding LPS-assembly protein LptD gives MKALMRKKIILTKLSALAFRSVMAIILGGALPYCAYAQSLMSPAQSRIQNSGRPLLLSADELIYNRDENTVSAQGNVQVEYDGNKVVAQKIIYNQKTGRLIAQGNVEITQRDGNKIYSNQIDMTKDLGEGFVNALRIDTANNVHFAAQNATRKNNQITIFENATYTACEPCSYKPDREVLWKIKARKIIWNNSVKKIRFENSSFEVFGVPIIKFPNFELYDPTVRRASGLLTPHFFYTDYLGMGIKNSYFWNLAPHYDFTLSSTVYTQQGLLTEGEWRQRLKMGRYNIRFAYIYQVKPHRFDNDTIDAQHKNRYMLATKGDFRLNSYWTYGWDILAQSDRHFSRAYKLENYSDPTQLSQIYLNGLAGKNYFDMRFYHFKIQDSILNDPHYERHSQQAWVLPRIDYSFTPDEPIYNGELTFHSNIQSIYRRHADFTSPNWNKNPLNTVRLSGMAGNSLRLTNELQWKKRFNTHNGLILTPLLSLRADILTINGQENHAASGENNALSTIRGSKIRGMATAGLEARYPFLITAAHSTHIIEPTAQIFIRNNEQYIGQLPNEDAQSFVFDATTLFQRNKFSGYDRVEGGTRANIGLRYSGNFNDNWSLYGLIGQSFHLAGKNSFAEKDFVNVGIHSSLEAKRSDYVAMFGATHKNGFSLETRGRFDKKTGKIRRSEIEASQMWKKFWASVQYAYIASQPNYEYSQERQEISFQTGLKLADYWSINSNAGYDLVSHTFIKRGISLNYADECFGVTFGYQQVMNPGRKTPLQNFNFSLSLRTIADIGKK, from the coding sequence GTGAAAGCATTAATGCGTAAGAAAATCATTTTAACAAAATTAAGTGCTCTCGCTTTTAGAAGTGTTATGGCGATTATTTTAGGGGGAGCATTGCCTTATTGTGCATACGCTCAAAGCCTTATGTCTCCTGCTCAAAGTCGCATTCAAAACTCAGGACGTCCTCTTTTGCTTTCTGCGGATGAACTCATTTACAATCGTGATGAAAACACTGTTTCTGCACAAGGAAATGTCCAAGTCGAATATGATGGCAATAAAGTTGTCGCTCAAAAAATCATTTACAACCAAAAAACAGGACGGCTTATCGCACAAGGAAATGTTGAAATTACTCAAAGAGATGGTAATAAGATTTATTCTAATCAAATTGATATGACCAAAGATCTTGGCGAGGGTTTTGTCAATGCCTTACGTATTGACACAGCCAACAATGTACACTTTGCCGCTCAAAATGCCACACGCAAAAACAATCAGATAACAATTTTTGAAAATGCAACCTATACAGCCTGTGAACCTTGCTCTTATAAACCAGATAGAGAAGTGCTTTGGAAAATTAAAGCCAGAAAGATCATATGGAATAATAGTGTTAAAAAAATTCGGTTTGAAAATAGCAGTTTTGAAGTTTTTGGTGTACCAATTATAAAATTTCCAAATTTTGAGCTCTATGATCCAACTGTCAGGCGTGCTAGCGGTCTGCTTACACCTCATTTTTTCTATACTGATTATCTTGGTATGGGGATAAAGAATTCTTATTTCTGGAATCTCGCTCCCCATTATGATTTTACGCTTTCTTCTACGGTTTATACTCAACAAGGGCTTTTAACCGAAGGGGAATGGCGTCAACGTTTAAAAATGGGCCGTTATAACATTCGCTTTGCTTATATCTATCAAGTGAAACCGCATAGATTTGACAATGATACGATTGATGCACAGCATAAAAACCGTTATATGTTGGCGACAAAAGGGGACTTTCGTCTTAATTCATACTGGACTTATGGATGGGATATTCTGGCACAATCCGATCGGCATTTTAGTCGTGCCTACAAGCTTGAAAACTATAGCGATCCTACACAACTTTCTCAGATCTATCTGAACGGCCTTGCAGGAAAAAACTATTTTGACATGCGTTTTTATCATTTTAAAATTCAAGATTCGATATTGAACGATCCTCATTATGAACGTCACTCTCAACAAGCATGGGTTCTACCACGTATCGATTATTCTTTTACACCAGATGAGCCCATTTATAATGGAGAGCTTACTTTCCACAGCAATATACAATCAATTTACCGGCGTCATGCCGATTTCACTTCACCCAACTGGAACAAAAATCCTCTCAACACTGTACGACTTTCTGGTATGGCTGGAAATAGTTTGCGTTTAACAAATGAGCTTCAGTGGAAAAAGCGCTTTAACACGCACAATGGCCTCATATTAACCCCCCTTCTCTCTCTACGGGCTGACATCCTTACAATCAATGGACAAGAAAATCATGCTGCTTCTGGAGAAAACAATGCCTTATCCACAATTCGCGGCTCAAAAATTCGTGGCATGGCAACAGCAGGATTGGAAGCACGTTATCCCTTCCTTATTACAGCTGCTCATTCTACACATATTATAGAACCAACCGCACAAATTTTTATACGCAATAATGAACAATATATCGGACAACTTCCAAATGAAGATGCACAAAGCTTTGTCTTTGATGCAACCACTCTTTTTCAACGAAATAAATTTTCTGGTTATGATCGTGTAGAAGGTGGGACAAGAGCCAATATAGGTCTAAGATATTCCGGAAACTTTAATGACAATTGGTCTCTTTATGGTCTTATTGGACAGTCCTTTCATCTGGCAGGAAAGAATTCTTTTGCAGAAAAAGACTTTGTTAATGTCGGTATTCATTCTAGCTTAGAGGCAAAACGTTCAGACTATGTTGCTATGTTTGGTGCAACCCATAAAAACGGTTTTTCCTTAGAAACGCGTGGACGCTTTGACAAAAAAACAGGAAAAATCCGACGTAGTGAAATTGAAGCATCACAAATGTGGAAAAAGTTTTGGGCCTCTGTACAATATGCTTATATCGCAAGCCAACCGAATTACGAATATTCACAAGAGCGCCAAGAAATTTCTTTTCAAACAGGCTTAAAACTGGCAGACTATTGGTCCATTAATAGTAACGCCGGTTATGATCTCGTATCTCACACATTTATAAAACGAGGAATTAGCTTGAATTATGCCGATGAATGTTTCGGGGTAACATTCGGTTATCAACAGGTAATGAATCCGGGAAGAAAAACACCTTTGCAGAACTTTAATTTCTCTCTTTCATTGCGTACAATCGCAGATATCGGAAAAAAATAG
- the lptG gene encoding LPS export ABC transporter permease LptG, with protein sequence MIGWTLGRYFFIRYFKITCYFWGGIFVLALLIDFTENSGRLPSLPHYTAKDAFLLSVLRIPFIMQQLIPFIALFSAMATLISLNKKLELVVTRSIGVSAWQFLMPACLGAFLLGLLSIFLINPLAAWGFSQAEKMMTEWRNHNVLTSLHDTRIHWLTQRTDLGRTTIGAKFITDQGLSLLDATFVQYKDDATIKNWINTPKATLTHDAWFLTNGTIYKIGHPPEKFTVLKIKTNLKPEFLTERLVNPATIPFYQLPQKIMIARSFGYSAHNFDMYLQSLIALPALLVAMTLIAATVSLNFTRFGQSRMLILGGVIAGFMLYVISVLVQAFGNAGYISPIIAAWTPVVIALFLGISFLLHKEDG encoded by the coding sequence ATGATTGGGTGGACACTTGGACGCTATTTTTTTATACGTTACTTTAAGATAACGTGTTATTTTTGGGGAGGGATTTTTGTTCTTGCTCTTTTAATCGATTTTACAGAAAACTCTGGAAGGCTTCCTTCCCTTCCGCATTATACAGCAAAGGATGCATTTCTCCTCTCTGTTTTACGCATCCCTTTTATTATGCAACAACTTATCCCTTTTATTGCACTCTTTTCTGCCATGGCAACGCTTATCTCGCTTAACAAAAAACTTGAACTTGTCGTGACACGCTCAATTGGTGTTTCTGCATGGCAATTTCTTATGCCTGCTTGTTTGGGCGCTTTTCTTTTAGGATTATTGTCAATTTTTCTCATTAATCCACTTGCTGCATGGGGATTTTCTCAAGCAGAAAAAATGATGACTGAATGGCGCAATCATAATGTGCTAACATCTCTTCATGATACACGTATCCATTGGTTAACACAGCGTACAGATTTAGGCAGAACAACCATTGGTGCTAAATTTATCACTGATCAAGGACTTTCTCTTCTCGATGCAACCTTTGTACAATACAAAGACGACGCAACCATCAAAAATTGGATTAACACCCCAAAAGCAACTTTGACCCATGACGCTTGGTTCTTAACAAACGGCACAATCTATAAAATAGGACATCCTCCTGAAAAATTTACCGTGCTGAAAATAAAAACCAATCTCAAACCTGAATTTTTAACGGAGCGTCTAGTGAACCCAGCAACTATTCCATTTTACCAATTGCCCCAAAAAATTATGATTGCACGTTCATTTGGTTATTCCGCTCATAATTTTGATATGTATTTACAATCTTTGATTGCCTTACCGGCATTGCTTGTGGCAATGACTCTCATTGCAGCAACTGTATCTTTAAATTTTACGCGTTTTGGGCAATCTAGAATGTTGATTCTTGGTGGCGTAATCGCTGGATTTATGCTTTACGTTATTTCTGTACTCGTTCAAGCTTTTGGTAATGCTGGATATATTTCACCAATTATTGCCGCTTGGACACCTGTTGTTATTGCATTATTCTTGGGAATCTCTTTTTTACTTCATAAAGAGGATGGCTAA
- a CDS encoding SurA N-terminal domain-containing protein, with translation MNKLKTRVLALFYITSLSVSSLLINQFLIPSAFAQTAIVITVNGNPITNYDIQRRVAFLRLQQKQGNLVAQAKKELIDEELKNIEIKRRNVEVSNDEVDRAFENFATQNNMTIDQLNQILIQNDITVQHFKNYIRGQIGWGRLVSARYQAQMGMVSEQEAVRRILKNGGVKPSTNEYTLQRIVFVIPAHRRSEIFERRQREASNFRAHFRGCANAHNQARGILDVTIRHLGKFLEPQLPSAWEQAILATPAGKMTKLQETSDGIEAIAVCKIKRVSDDYVSRLIFSLQDSKNRSPKKLEELSEKYLEELRRVARIQ, from the coding sequence ATGAATAAATTGAAAACGCGTGTTCTTGCTTTATTTTATATTACATCTTTGAGTGTAAGCAGCCTGCTCATAAATCAATTTTTGATTCCGTCAGCCTTTGCGCAGACAGCTATTGTTATTACAGTTAATGGCAATCCTATCACAAATTATGATATACAAAGGCGTGTTGCATTTCTCAGATTGCAACAAAAGCAAGGCAATTTGGTGGCACAGGCTAAAAAAGAGCTAATCGACGAAGAGCTAAAAAATATTGAAATAAAACGTCGTAATGTTGAGGTCAGCAATGATGAGGTTGATAGAGCTTTTGAAAACTTTGCAACGCAAAATAATATGACCATTGATCAGCTCAATCAGATTCTGATCCAAAATGATATTACTGTGCAACATTTCAAAAATTATATCCGTGGACAAATAGGATGGGGGCGTCTTGTTAGCGCACGCTATCAAGCTCAAATGGGTATGGTTAGTGAACAAGAGGCTGTGCGCAGAATATTAAAAAATGGTGGTGTGAAACCTTCAACCAATGAATATACATTACAGCGCATTGTTTTTGTTATTCCTGCACATCGTCGTTCAGAAATCTTTGAAAGACGTCAAAGAGAAGCAAGCAATTTTCGTGCACATTTCCGTGGATGTGCAAATGCCCACAATCAAGCAAGGGGTATTTTAGACGTTACAATCCGCCATTTAGGAAAGTTTCTGGAACCTCAACTTCCCAGTGCATGGGAGCAAGCTATTCTTGCAACACCTGCTGGAAAAATGACAAAATTACAAGAAACATCTGATGGAATCGAAGCCATTGCTGTTTGCAAAATAAAAAGGGTTTCTGATGATTATGTCTCTCGGCTGATATTTTCTCTTCAAGATAGTAAAAACAGAAGTCCGAAAAAACTTGAAGAATTAAGCGAAAAATATTTAGAAGAACTGCGACGCGTAGCACGTATTCAATAA
- a CDS encoding DNA polymerase III subunit chi, which translates to MDILFYHLTQSTLKDILPTLVERALARFGKVTIQCVSKEQRDSIDMHLWVYADESFIGHGTECDQYANLQPVFLTIGQENPNDSKIRFLTEGAVCSNIDSYQRLVVLFDGRNDEQLNFARAQWKKYKMENHNLTYWQQTEDLRWEKQV; encoded by the coding sequence TTGGATATTTTATTCTATCATTTGACGCAGTCAACGTTGAAAGATATTTTGCCAACGCTTGTAGAGCGGGCATTAGCGCGTTTTGGTAAGGTAACAATACAATGTGTGAGTAAAGAACAACGCGATTCTATCGATATGCATTTATGGGTTTATGCTGATGAATCATTTATTGGACATGGAACGGAGTGTGATCAATATGCAAACCTTCAGCCTGTATTTTTGACGATAGGACAAGAAAATCCGAATGATTCAAAGATTCGTTTTCTCACAGAGGGAGCTGTGTGTTCGAATATCGATTCTTATCAACGTCTTGTTGTGCTCTTTGATGGTAGAAATGATGAGCAGTTGAATTTTGCTCGGGCACAGTGGAAAAAATATAAAATGGAAAATCATAATTTAACGTATTGGCAACAGACTGAAGATCTTCGTTGGGAAAAACAGGTCTAA
- the lptF gene encoding LPS export ABC transporter permease LptF, with protein MRIIEFYILKRVFVLFSSVLIAAVGVSWTVQILARINFLTTSKQTLLTVLQFSLSLVPSVIFLVIPFALVIAVTTILSAMNQDSELAIINASGFPKSTVWKPILLIAIVASCISFSIANFVVPQARLHMRQMLANAHFDLINLFISEGSFQKLANNLYIEIGERKPNGTLERLFIADQRDPKTDLFYYATKASIVSNKNGRFLILNNGEIERVNHENNSVSIVQFSAYTFSLGEFIPSDKTPTLYPKDRSLSYLQNPDPKDLYYQRKPLQYKAEFHRRLTQWLYPIVFSLIALAAAGNVGSHRQTRHSANFSAIALSFLIYWIGYFFAEKAKNDLAYVPLLYLTPIGTSLFIFFMLLTNHKIGLPAKFYEILQTIFQKIVNKFEHRKSQDSLDKIS; from the coding sequence ATGCGTATTATTGAGTTTTACATCCTGAAGCGTGTCTTTGTTTTGTTTAGTTCTGTTTTGATTGCAGCAGTGGGCGTTAGTTGGACGGTGCAAATTCTTGCACGGATAAATTTTCTCACAACAAGTAAACAAACACTCCTCACAGTTTTGCAATTTTCACTTTCATTGGTTCCTTCTGTTATTTTTCTTGTCATTCCATTTGCATTAGTAATCGCAGTGACAACTATCCTTTCAGCAATGAATCAAGACTCAGAACTTGCTATTATTAATGCCTCTGGCTTCCCTAAGAGTACTGTTTGGAAACCGATTCTTCTTATTGCTATTGTTGCATCATGTATTTCCTTTTCTATAGCTAATTTTGTTGTTCCTCAAGCGCGTCTTCATATGCGACAAATGTTAGCCAATGCTCACTTTGATCTTATTAATCTATTCATTAGTGAAGGAAGCTTTCAAAAACTCGCCAATAACCTTTACATAGAAATTGGTGAACGCAAACCAAACGGCACACTTGAACGTCTTTTCATTGCCGACCAGCGTGACCCTAAAACTGATCTTTTTTATTACGCAACAAAAGCCTCCATTGTAAGCAATAAAAATGGTCGTTTTTTAATCCTCAATAACGGTGAAATAGAAAGAGTCAATCATGAAAATAATAGCGTTTCAATCGTTCAATTTAGCGCATACACCTTTAGCTTAGGGGAATTTATTCCCAGCGATAAAACACCTACTCTTTATCCAAAAGATCGGTCTCTTTCTTATTTACAAAACCCTGACCCAAAAGATCTCTACTATCAACGAAAACCACTCCAATATAAAGCTGAGTTTCACCGCCGACTAACCCAATGGCTCTATCCAATCGTTTTTTCACTTATTGCATTAGCAGCGGCGGGAAATGTAGGCTCCCATCGACAAACACGCCACTCCGCAAACTTTTCGGCGATTGCCCTTTCTTTTCTGATCTATTGGATAGGGTATTTTTTCGCCGAAAAAGCAAAGAACGACCTTGCATATGTTCCTCTCCTTTATCTTACACCCATAGGGACAAGTCTATTTATCTTTTTTATGCTTTTAACGAATCATAAAATTGGACTCCCCGCAAAATTTTATGAGATACTGCAAACCATTTTTCAAAAAATAGTGAACAAATTTGAACATCGAAAATCTCAAGATTCTCTGGATAAAATATCATGA
- a CDS encoding MFS transporter produces MSINLEMQDTSNRNSPRRILFASLIGPTIEFFDFYVFATAAALIFPHVFFPTQNDQIAILQSFLIFGAAFFSRPFGSIVFGHFGDKIGRKATLIASLLTMGLSTVIIGFLPTYETAGWLAPFLLTLCRIGQGMGLGGEWGGAVLLATENAPPEKRGWYAMFPQLGVPIGLFLSIAVYLGLLYFLDHDALVAWGWRIPFIASIIFMIIGLWVRLSINETVQFKKNLESKERVKVPIIDVFLKCPRILFLGIFSGMGTFVLFYLVTAYLLSYSTNHLQLSYYQALQVEIVGAIFCGIFTIITGRLADRIRRRTLMIWITIITGIYSFAIPYFLNSGVIGVLAMSVIGLSIMGMIYSPLGAVLASPYPTAIRYTGSSITFNLSGIVGASLAPYIAEYLVQHFDTSYIGYYLLFASFVSLICFVGFTDDEISN; encoded by the coding sequence ATGTCTATAAACTTAGAAATGCAAGATACAAGCAACAGAAATTCCCCTCGTCGCATTTTGTTTGCAAGCCTTATTGGCCCAACAATTGAATTCTTTGATTTCTATGTCTTTGCCACTGCCGCAGCGCTCATATTTCCTCATGTGTTTTTTCCAACACAAAATGATCAGATTGCCATTTTACAATCTTTCCTGATCTTTGGAGCAGCCTTTTTTTCTCGGCCCTTTGGATCGATTGTTTTTGGACATTTTGGAGATAAAATTGGAAGAAAAGCAACCCTTATCGCCTCTCTTCTCACAATGGGGCTTTCAACAGTCATTATTGGTTTTCTTCCCACATATGAAACCGCTGGGTGGCTTGCCCCTTTCCTCTTAACCTTGTGCCGTATTGGACAAGGAATGGGATTAGGAGGAGAATGGGGGGGTGCTGTTTTGCTCGCAACAGAAAATGCCCCTCCAGAAAAGCGAGGCTGGTATGCAATGTTTCCCCAATTGGGCGTTCCTATCGGTTTGTTTTTATCCATTGCTGTTTATTTAGGCCTGTTATACTTCCTTGATCATGATGCACTTGTCGCTTGGGGATGGCGCATCCCTTTCATTGCTTCAATTATTTTCATGATTATAGGATTATGGGTTCGTCTTTCAATCAATGAAACTGTTCAATTCAAAAAAAATCTTGAAAGTAAAGAACGTGTCAAAGTTCCTATCATCGATGTCTTTTTAAAATGTCCACGAATCTTATTTCTTGGAATATTTTCTGGTATGGGAACATTTGTTTTGTTTTACTTGGTTACTGCATATTTGTTAAGCTATTCAACAAATCATTTGCAGTTGTCATATTATCAAGCTCTTCAAGTTGAAATTGTCGGTGCTATTTTCTGTGGAATTTTTACGATCATTACTGGAAGACTTGCTGATCGTATTAGACGGAGAACTTTGATGATTTGGATTACAATCATCACCGGTATCTATTCTTTCGCAATTCCTTATTTTTTAAATTCTGGAGTTATAGGGGTTCTTGCAATGTCTGTCATTGGTCTGTCTATCATGGGAATGATATACAGTCCTCTTGGTGCTGTTTTGGCTTCACCATACCCAACAGCCATTCGGTACACAGGCTCTTCTATTACTTTTAACTTATCTGGTATCGTAGGAGCCTCTCTTGCACCTTATATTGCGGAATATTTGGTGCAACATTTTGATACATCTTATATCGGCTATTATTTGCTTTTTGCTTCTTTTGTTTCACTGATTTGTTTTGTCGGATTTACAGATGATGAAATATCTAACTAA